The genome window TCCGCGGCGTGCTCTCGGTGGTTCCTGATGCGGTGCTCAACGGGGACCCGATCGACCGCCTGCCGGGCAACGCGCACTTCTCCTTCCCGGGCTGCGAGGGTGACGCCCTGCTGATGCTGCTCGACGCCCAGGGGATCGAGTGCTCTACCGGATCGGCGTGCTCGGCCGGGGTGCCGCAGCCGTCGCACGTGCTCATCGCCATGGGCGCCTCGGACGAGATGGCGCGTGCCTCGCTGCGCTTCTCGCTCGGCCACACCTCCACCCAGGACGACGTCGACACACTGCTCGCCGCGCTCGGTCCGTGCGTGGAGCGCGCCCGGCGCGCCGGCGGCTCCGGAGGCCCGCTCTCGTGAAGGTGCTCGCTGCCATGTCCGGCGGTGTGGATTCGGCTGTGGCCGCAGCACGCGCCGCCGAGGCCGGCCACGAGGTGACCGGCGTCCACCTCGCGCTGTCGCGCAACCCGGCGTCCTACCGCTCGGGAGCACGGGGCTGCTGCACCATCGAGGACTCCAACGACGCCCGCCGTGCCGCCGACGTCCTCGGGATCCCCTTCTACGTCTGGGACATGAGCGACCGCTTCCATGCCGACGTGGTCGAGGACTTCATGGCCGAGTACGCCGCCGGCCGCACGCCCAACCCCTGCCTGCGCTGCAACGAGAAGATCAAGTTCGCCGCGGTGCTCGACCGTGCCCTGGCGTTGGGCTTCGACGCCGTCGCGACCGGGCACTATGCCGTCCTCCGCTCGGGTGCTGACGGGCTCGTGGAGCTGCACCGGGCGTCGGACGACCGCAAGGATCAGTCCTATGTGCTCGGCGTGCTGACCCAGTCGCAGCTCGCGCACTCGCTTTTTCCCCTGGGGGACACCCCGAAGCCGCTCGTGCGCGAGGAGGCTGCTCGACGCGGGCTGCTCGTCGCCGACAAGCCGGACTCGCACGACATCTGCTTCGTCGCCGACGGCGACACCTCCGGCTGGTTGGCCGAGAAGATGCCGGACATCGTCGGGACCACTCCGGGGGTGATCGTGGACGAGGCCGGAGCAGAGGTCGGTCGC of Nocardioides sp. Kera G14 contains these proteins:
- the mnmA gene encoding tRNA 2-thiouridine(34) synthase MnmA, encoding MKVLAAMSGGVDSAVAAARAAEAGHEVTGVHLALSRNPASYRSGARGCCTIEDSNDARRAADVLGIPFYVWDMSDRFHADVVEDFMAEYAAGRTPNPCLRCNEKIKFAAVLDRALALGFDAVATGHYAVLRSGADGLVELHRASDDRKDQSYVLGVLTQSQLAHSLFPLGDTPKPLVREEAARRGLLVADKPDSHDICFVADGDTSGWLAEKMPDIVGTTPGVIVDEAGAEVGRHGGTLGMTIGQRRGLHLGVPAADGKPRFVLDIEPVSGTVTVGPREHLAVSHISGIRPLWAGASPAGGVPTECTVQLRAHGDEHRAVVTVGVDGVEIELLDPAYGIAPGQAAVIYDGTRVVGSCTIASTVRVTG